Genomic window (Streptosporangium brasiliense):
CCTCCATCAGGAGCTGGAACGACTCCACCTAGACCACCCCCGACAGCAGCCCCGCGGGCAGCGTCACGCCCAGGCCCTTGACGAAGGCCAGGTAGGTGACCGTGGACAGCACGATCGCGATCACACCCGCGTGCAGGCGCCGGGTGGCCCCGAGCACCACGGAGAGGCCGAAGAAGAGCAGCGCCCCCGCGATGATCCAGCCGAGCAGGTCCAGCAGCCCGGCGAAGGCCAGGAAGATCACGCTCACCAGCGCGACCGTCCGCCAGTCCGCCCGGGCGCCGGCGTCGACGTCCTCGCTCTCCTCGGGGTCGCCGTGGCCGCCCCGGATCACGTCGATCACGTAGCACAG
Coding sequences:
- a CDS encoding tripartite tricarboxylate transporter TctB family protein produces the protein MYSTEDPAGATERGAAPAHSWRRPELVLALVVLGLGAFVILGTADVSAAGSSLGLGPRFFPVLVGSALLLIGLCYVIDVIRGGHGDPEESEDVDAGARADWRTVALVSVIFLAFAGLLDLLGWIIAGALLFFGLSVVLGATRRLHAGVIAIVLSTVTYLAFVKGLGVTLPAGLLSGVV